A window of the Streptomyces sp. NBC_01351 genome harbors these coding sequences:
- a CDS encoding FKBP-type peptidyl-prolyl cis-trans isomerase, translating to MSDKLEKPEIDFPEGPVPTDLVIEDIWEGEGAEAKVGAFVKVHYVGVAFSTGEEFDASWNRGSALQFQLGVGQVIKGWDQGVQGMKVGGRRKLTIPAHLAYGDQGAGRAIAPGETLIFVCDLMDA from the coding sequence GTGAGCGACAAGCTCGAGAAGCCCGAGATCGACTTCCCCGAGGGCCCGGTTCCGACCGACCTCGTGATCGAAGACATCTGGGAGGGCGAGGGCGCCGAGGCCAAGGTCGGTGCCTTCGTCAAGGTCCACTACGTGGGCGTGGCCTTCTCCACCGGTGAGGAGTTCGACGCTTCGTGGAACCGTGGCAGCGCGCTGCAGTTCCAGCTGGGTGTCGGTCAGGTCATCAAGGGCTGGGACCAGGGTGTCCAGGGCATGAAGGTCGGCGGCCGTCGCAAGCTGACGATCCCGGCCCACCTCGCCTACGGTGACCAGGGTGCGGGTCGTGCGATCGCGCCGGGCGAGACGCTGATCTTCGTGTGCGACCTGATGGACGCCTGA
- a CDS encoding helix-turn-helix transcriptional regulator, which translates to MAIAKAERLMNLALCLLGTRRPLSKRELRGSIEAYLEAGNDESFNRMFERDKDDLRELGLVIETVENLEGEIGYLARRDSNRLPPVSLDAEEAAALGLAAKVWQQARLAGAASGALQKLRAGGMPEAGDPYEGQHSAIEPRIPVHEAAFEPLMLACRDRRPVVFDYRKSTAARPETRQVEPWALECWRGHWYLAGHDRDRGAERVFRLSRITGKVRSRAGKYTAEVPDVVTVRETVASWAGESADRSAVIRLRAGAGYPLRSKATAVREGGDGWDELEIPYGHGLDAWLVEFGPDVVVVGPADLRADVVDRLRAVAKA; encoded by the coding sequence ATGGCGATTGCCAAGGCCGAGCGGCTGATGAATCTGGCGCTGTGTCTGCTGGGGACGCGACGGCCGCTGAGCAAGCGGGAGTTGCGGGGGTCCATCGAGGCGTACCTCGAAGCCGGCAACGACGAGTCCTTCAACCGGATGTTCGAGCGGGACAAGGACGATCTGCGTGAACTCGGCCTGGTGATCGAGACGGTGGAGAACCTGGAGGGCGAGATCGGTTATCTCGCGCGCCGGGACAGCAACAGGCTGCCTCCCGTCTCGCTGGACGCCGAGGAGGCCGCGGCCCTGGGGCTGGCGGCGAAGGTCTGGCAGCAGGCGCGGCTGGCGGGGGCGGCGAGTGGCGCCCTGCAGAAGCTGCGTGCGGGCGGGATGCCGGAGGCCGGGGATCCGTACGAGGGCCAGCACAGTGCCATCGAGCCGCGCATTCCGGTGCACGAAGCGGCGTTCGAGCCGTTGATGCTGGCGTGCCGGGACCGGCGGCCGGTGGTGTTCGACTACCGCAAGTCGACGGCGGCGCGGCCCGAGACGCGGCAGGTGGAGCCCTGGGCGCTGGAGTGCTGGCGGGGTCACTGGTACCTGGCCGGCCATGACCGCGACCGTGGTGCGGAGCGGGTGTTCCGGTTGTCGCGGATCACGGGGAAGGTCCGTTCGCGGGCGGGCAAGTACACCGCCGAGGTTCCCGACGTGGTGACCGTGCGGGAGACCGTGGCGAGCTGGGCGGGCGAGAGCGCGGACCGTTCGGCGGTGATCCGGCTGCGGGCCGGGGCGGGGTATCCGCTGCGGTCCAAGGCGACGGCCGTGCGGGAGGGCGGGGACGGCTGGGACGAGCTGGAGATCCCGTACGGGCACGGGCTGGACGCCTGGCTGGTGGAGTTCGGGCCGGACGTCGTGGTGGTCGGGCCCGCCGACCTGAGGGCGGACGTGGTGGACCGGCTGAGGGCCGTCGCCAAGGCCTGA
- the tatA gene encoding Sec-independent protein translocase subunit TatA, whose amino-acid sequence MIGNLKPLEILLIIAVIVLLFGAKKLPEMARSLGKSARILKSEAKAMKKDGEAEDAGTAANVADQAAQQPVAPRTIQAAPGDVTSSRPVSEPNHTAKG is encoded by the coding sequence ATGATCGGCAATCTGAAGCCCCTTGAGATCCTTCTGATCATCGCTGTCATCGTGCTTCTGTTCGGTGCCAAGAAGCTTCCCGAGATGGCCCGTTCCCTCGGCAAGTCGGCCCGCATCCTCAAGAGCGAGGCCAAGGCCATGAAGAAGGACGGCGAGGCCGAGGACGCCGGTACCGCGGCGAACGTGGCCGACCAGGCCGCTCAGCAGCCCGTCGCCCCGCGCACCATCCAGGCCGCGCCCGGTGACGTCACCAGCTCCCGTCCGGTGAGCGAGCCGAACCACACCGCCAAGGGCTGA
- a CDS encoding DEAD/DEAH box helicase, which produces MTEELSPAERYAAARIRAAEEASALAPFREMYEFDLDPYQVEACKALEAGKGVLVAAPTGSGKTIVGEFAVHLALQQGRKCFYTTPIKALSNQKFADLVKRYGADKVGLLTGDNSVNSEAPVVVMTTEVLRNMLYAGSQSLRGLGYVVMDEVHYLSDRFRGAVWEEVIIHLPESVTLVSLSATVSNAEEFGDWLDTVRGDTEVIVSEERPVPLWQHVMAGRKIYDLFEEESDHGGRGSARREVNPDLLRMAREENSRTYSPKDRRRGKMVREADRERERRSRGRIWTPSRPEVIARLDNDGLLPAINFIFSRAGCEAAVQQCLYAGLRLNDDSARLKVRELVEARTASIPTEDLHVLGYYEWLEGLERGIAAHHAGMLPTFKEVVEELFVRGLVKAVFATETLALGINMPARTVILEKLVKWNGEQHADITPGEYTQLTGRAGRRGIDVEGHAVVLWQRGMDPAGLAGLAGTRTYPLRSSFKPSYNMAVNLVSQFGRHRSRELLETSFAQFQADRSVVGISRQVQRNEEGLEGYQEGMTCHLGNFEEYARLRRELKDRETDLAKQGAAQRRAQAASSLEKLKPGDIIHVPTGKFAGLALVLDPGVPAGRVHGHRGQEWAEGPRPLVLTAERQVKRLAAIDFPVPVEALDRMRIPKTFNQRSPQSRRDLASQLRTKAGHITPERRTRGRAAAADDREIARLRTELRAHPCHGCDEREDHARWAERYWRLKRDTQQLERRIEGRTNTIARTFDRIHALLTELDYLREDEVTVHGKRLARLYGELDLLASECLRAGVWEGLSPAELAACVSALVFEARQSDDAVAPKVPGGAAKAALGEMVHIWGRLDALEEEHGINQAEGVGQREPDLGFAWAAYQWASDKSLDEVLREAEMPAGDFVRWCKQVIDVLGQIAAAAPSASGDSGSTVARNARKAVDALLRGVVAYSSVG; this is translated from the coding sequence ATGACCGAAGAACTCTCACCCGCCGAGCGGTACGCCGCTGCCCGGATCCGCGCCGCCGAAGAGGCCTCTGCCCTGGCTCCCTTCCGCGAGATGTACGAATTCGATCTGGACCCGTACCAGGTCGAGGCCTGCAAGGCACTGGAGGCCGGCAAGGGCGTCCTGGTGGCCGCCCCGACCGGCTCGGGCAAGACGATCGTCGGCGAGTTCGCCGTGCACCTGGCCCTCCAGCAGGGCCGCAAGTGCTTCTACACGACGCCGATCAAGGCCCTGTCGAACCAGAAGTTCGCCGACCTCGTCAAGCGCTACGGCGCCGACAAGGTGGGTCTGCTGACCGGTGACAACAGTGTCAACTCCGAGGCGCCCGTGGTGGTGATGACCACCGAGGTGCTCCGCAACATGCTCTACGCGGGCTCGCAGTCGCTGCGGGGCCTCGGCTACGTCGTCATGGACGAGGTCCACTACCTCTCCGACCGGTTCCGCGGAGCCGTCTGGGAGGAAGTGATCATCCACCTCCCCGAGTCGGTGACCCTGGTCTCGCTGTCGGCCACCGTGTCCAACGCGGAGGAGTTCGGCGACTGGCTGGACACCGTGCGCGGCGACACCGAGGTGATCGTCTCCGAGGAGCGGCCCGTCCCGCTGTGGCAGCACGTCATGGCCGGCCGGAAGATCTACGACCTGTTCGAGGAGGAGTCCGACCACGGCGGCCGCGGCTCCGCGCGCCGGGAGGTCAATCCCGACCTGCTGCGCATGGCGCGCGAGGAGAACAGTCGTACGTACAGTCCGAAGGACCGGCGGCGCGGCAAGATGGTCCGCGAGGCCGACCGCGAGCGCGAACGGCGCTCCCGCGGCCGGATCTGGACCCCGTCGCGGCCCGAGGTCATCGCCCGTCTCGACAACGACGGGCTGCTGCCCGCGATCAACTTCATCTTCAGCCGGGCCGGCTGCGAGGCCGCCGTCCAGCAGTGCCTGTACGCGGGCCTGCGGCTCAACGACGACTCGGCGCGTCTGAAGGTCCGCGAGCTCGTCGAGGCGCGCACCGCCTCCATCCCCACCGAGGACCTGCACGTCCTGGGGTACTACGAGTGGCTCGAAGGGCTGGAGCGGGGCATCGCCGCGCACCACGCGGGGATGCTGCCGACCTTCAAGGAGGTCGTGGAGGAGCTGTTCGTCCGCGGCCTGGTCAAGGCGGTCTTCGCCACCGAGACCCTGGCGCTGGGCATCAACATGCCCGCGCGCACGGTCATCCTGGAGAAGCTCGTCAAGTGGAACGGCGAGCAGCACGCCGACATCACCCCCGGCGAGTACACGCAGCTGACCGGCCGGGCCGGGCGGCGCGGCATCGACGTCGAGGGCCATGCGGTGGTGCTGTGGCAGCGCGGGATGGACCCGGCGGGTCTGGCCGGGCTCGCGGGTACGCGTACGTATCCGCTGCGGTCCAGCTTCAAGCCCTCGTACAACATGGCGGTGAACCTGGTCAGTCAGTTCGGGCGGCACCGGTCGCGCGAGCTGCTGGAGACCTCCTTCGCGCAGTTCCAGGCCGACCGCTCGGTCGTCGGGATCTCCCGGCAGGTGCAGCGCAACGAGGAGGGCCTGGAGGGCTACCAGGAGGGCATGACCTGCCACCTGGGGAACTTCGAGGAGTACGCGCGGCTGCGCCGCGAGCTCAAGGACCGCGAGACGGACCTGGCCAAGCAGGGCGCGGCACAGCGCCGGGCGCAGGCGGCGAGTTCGCTGGAGAAGCTCAAGCCGGGTGACATCATCCACGTGCCGACCGGCAAGTTCGCCGGGCTCGCGCTGGTCCTGGACCCGGGCGTGCCGGCCGGGCGGGTGCACGGGCACCGCGGGCAGGAGTGGGCGGAGGGCCCGCGCCCGCTGGTGCTCACGGCCGAGCGGCAGGTCAAGCGGCTCGCCGCGATCGACTTCCCGGTCCCGGTCGAGGCGCTGGACCGGATGCGGATCCCCAAGACCTTCAACCAGCGTTCCCCGCAGTCCCGTCGGGACCTGGCGTCCCAGTTGCGGACGAAGGCCGGGCACATCACGCCGGAGCGGCGCACGCGCGGCCGGGCCGCGGCCGCCGACGACCGTGAGATCGCGCGGCTGCGGACCGAGCTGCGCGCGCACCCCTGTCACGGCTGTGACGAGCGTGAGGACCACGCCCGTTGGGCGGAGCGCTACTGGCGGCTGAAGCGGGACACGCAGCAGCTGGAGCGGCGCATCGAGGGGCGGACGAACACCATCGCCCGCACCTTCGACCGGATCCACGCGCTGCTCACCGAGCTGGACTACCTGCGCGAGGACGAGGTCACCGTGCACGGGAAGCGCCTGGCGCGGCTGTACGGTGAGCTCGACCTGCTGGCTTCGGAGTGTCTGCGCGCCGGGGTGTGGGAAGGGCTGAGCCCGGCCGAACTGGCCGCCTGTGTCTCGGCGCTGGTCTTCGAGGCGCGGCAGTCCGATGACGCGGTGGCGCCGAAGGTGCCGGGCGGGGCGGCGAAGGCGGCCCTGGGCGAGATGGTGCACATCTGGGGCCGGCTCGACGCGTTGGAGGAGGAGCACGGCATCAACCAGGCGGAGGGCGTGGGCCAGCGCGAGCCGGACCTCGGCTTCGCGTGGGCGGCGTACCAGTGGGCCTCCGACAAGAGCCTGGACGAGGTGCTGCGCGAGGCGGAGATGCCGGCGGGTGACTTCGTGCGCTGGTGCAAGCAGGTCATCGACGTGCTCGGTCAGATCGCGGCGGCGGCCCCCTCGGCCTCGGGCGACAGCGGGAGCACGGTGGCCCGCAACGCGCGCAAGGCCGTGGACGCGCTGCTGCGGGGTGTGGTGGCCTACAGCTCCGTCGGCTAA
- a CDS encoding diacylglycerol kinase — translation MSSEITLFVNPTAGRGRGAHAAQPAASALRAAGFSVRSVVGGDGPDALARLRAAVHAGTGAVIAVGGDGMVSLALQALAGTDVPLGVVAVGTGNDFARALGLPVREPARAGRLAAGALKEGRIREIDLGRVGGTWYGTVLCSGFDSRVNDRGNRMRLPAGRFKYDLAMLAELAAFRPFPYRITLDDGPVIETEATLVAVGNGSSYGGGMRICADAVPDDGLFDITVVGDCSRATLLRVFPRVYKGTHLDHPKVTVHRARKVTLEAAGITAYADGEPLGPLPVTAECVPGAVRVLS, via the coding sequence GTGAGCTCTGAGATCACCCTCTTCGTCAATCCCACCGCGGGACGCGGCCGGGGCGCGCACGCCGCGCAGCCGGCCGCTTCCGCATTGCGGGCGGCCGGTTTCTCGGTGCGCAGCGTCGTCGGCGGGGACGGGCCGGACGCGCTGGCCCGGCTGCGGGCCGCGGTCCACGCGGGCACCGGAGCGGTGATCGCGGTCGGCGGCGACGGCATGGTCTCCCTGGCCCTCCAGGCCCTGGCCGGGACCGACGTGCCGCTCGGGGTGGTCGCGGTGGGCACCGGCAACGACTTCGCGCGGGCGCTGGGGCTGCCCGTACGGGAGCCCGCGCGGGCGGGGCGGCTGGCCGCCGGGGCCCTCAAGGAGGGGCGGATCCGGGAGATCGACCTCGGCCGGGTGGGGGGCACCTGGTACGGGACGGTGCTGTGCTCCGGCTTCGACTCGCGGGTCAACGACCGGGGCAACCGGATGCGGCTGCCGGCCGGGCGGTTCAAGTACGACCTGGCGATGCTCGCGGAGCTGGCCGCCTTCCGGCCCTTCCCGTACCGGATCACCCTGGACGACGGCCCGGTGATCGAGACCGAGGCCACGCTGGTGGCGGTGGGCAACGGGTCCTCGTACGGCGGCGGGATGCGGATCTGTGCGGACGCCGTGCCCGACGACGGGCTCTTCGACATCACGGTGGTGGGCGACTGCAGCCGGGCGACGCTGCTGAGGGTGTTCCCGCGCGTGTACAAGGGCACCCACCTCGACCATCCGAAGGTGACCGTCCACCGGGCGCGGAAGGTCACCCTGGAGGCGGCGGGGATCACGGCCTACGCCGACGGGGAGCCGCTGGGGCCGCTGCCGGTGACCGCCGAGTGCGTGCCGGGGGCGGTCCGGGTCTTGTCGTAG
- a CDS encoding FKBP-type peptidyl-prolyl cis-trans isomerase produces the protein MRRLAGLLVVPLLLLSTAACGDSGSDSAQMKNGAPAITKGAEFGEKPTLATGKGTPPKDLKVVTISEGKGPVLKKGDIAQVNYLGQVWDGKEPFDQSFDRGQTFDVTIGAGAVIKGWDQGLEGQKVGSRIELVIPPELGYGAQGSGEKIKPNATLVFVVDIVKGASVPASATGKEVAQDNKDLPKVGTNTDGKEVSVAVPKDVAAPAKLVSNYVLEGDGAAVKDTDTVVVKFHGKTWADDKTFESTYTSDATVPWAMDQLAVKGLKDGMLGKKVGSRILLVIPPDMAFGDEEKGSIPAKSTLVFSLDILAVM, from the coding sequence GTGCGCCGACTTGCCGGCCTGCTTGTCGTACCCCTTCTGCTGCTGTCGACAGCGGCGTGTGGTGACAGCGGCTCCGACTCCGCCCAGATGAAGAACGGGGCGCCCGCGATCACGAAGGGTGCCGAGTTCGGGGAGAAGCCCACCCTTGCGACGGGTAAGGGCACGCCGCCGAAGGACCTGAAGGTGGTGACCATCAGCGAGGGCAAGGGCCCTGTGCTGAAGAAGGGCGACATCGCCCAGGTCAACTACCTCGGTCAGGTGTGGGACGGCAAGGAGCCGTTCGACCAGAGCTTCGACCGTGGCCAGACGTTCGATGTGACGATCGGTGCGGGCGCCGTCATCAAGGGCTGGGACCAGGGGCTGGAGGGGCAGAAGGTCGGCAGTCGTATCGAGCTGGTGATTCCGCCGGAGCTCGGTTACGGGGCTCAGGGGTCGGGCGAGAAGATCAAGCCGAACGCCACGCTGGTCTTCGTCGTGGACATCGTCAAGGGTGCGTCCGTTCCGGCCTCGGCGACGGGCAAGGAGGTCGCTCAGGACAACAAGGACCTCCCGAAGGTCGGTACGAACACGGACGGCAAGGAAGTGTCCGTGGCCGTTCCGAAGGACGTGGCGGCGCCGGCGAAGCTGGTGTCGAACTACGTGCTGGAGGGCGACGGTGCGGCGGTGAAGGACACCGACACGGTCGTGGTGAAGTTCCACGGCAAGACGTGGGCGGACGACAAGACCTTCGAGAGCACCTACACCAGCGACGCCACGGTGCCGTGGGCGATGGACCAGCTGGCGGTCAAGGGTCTGAAGGACGGCATGCTCGGCAAGAAGGTCGGGAGCCGGATCCTGCTGGTCATCCCGCCGGACATGGCGTTCGGTGACGAGGAGAAGGGGTCCATTCCGGCGAAGTCGACTCTGGTCTTCAGCCTGGACATCCTCGCGGTGATGTAA
- the tatC gene encoding twin-arginine translocase subunit TatC, with the protein MLKSARKQEKADKDAEGRMPLVEHLRELRNRLLKSVLVILVITAVAAFFYKDIINFLLKPMLDSVGCTNGVVTQRNGKPCADMTVNGLISAFSIALKVSLMSGVVLSAPMWLYQVWAFAAPGLHSHEKKYARSFVAVGAPLFAAGAVLAYKILPQTATILLEFTPDHARNLLPVDDYLDLIARMVIVFGLAFELPLLLILLNFTGVLTGKRLAGWWRAFILSITVFAAFATPTGDPLTMLALAAPIVALYFIALGICLLNDRRRARNDPDAGLDDDEAADLDLTPAPIGAMEPVAAPAALPGQADGGRERINGYDDAT; encoded by the coding sequence TTGCTCAAGTCTGCCCGCAAGCAGGAGAAAGCGGACAAGGACGCCGAAGGGCGGATGCCTCTTGTCGAGCACCTGCGTGAGCTGCGAAACCGTCTGCTGAAGTCGGTCCTGGTGATCCTCGTGATCACGGCCGTGGCGGCCTTCTTCTACAAGGACATCATCAACTTCCTGTTGAAGCCAATGCTGGATTCCGTCGGCTGTACCAACGGTGTGGTGACCCAGCGCAACGGCAAGCCCTGCGCCGACATGACGGTGAACGGCCTCATCTCGGCCTTCTCGATCGCCCTGAAGGTCTCGCTGATGTCCGGTGTGGTGCTGTCCGCGCCGATGTGGCTGTACCAGGTGTGGGCGTTCGCTGCGCCCGGTCTGCACAGCCACGAGAAGAAGTACGCGCGGAGTTTCGTCGCGGTCGGTGCGCCGCTCTTCGCAGCCGGCGCGGTGCTCGCGTACAAGATCCTTCCGCAGACCGCGACGATCCTGCTCGAGTTCACCCCCGACCATGCACGCAACCTGCTGCCGGTCGACGACTATCTCGACCTGATCGCCCGCATGGTGATCGTGTTCGGCCTGGCCTTCGAACTGCCGCTGCTGCTGATCCTGCTGAACTTCACCGGTGTCCTCACCGGTAAGCGGCTGGCGGGCTGGTGGCGTGCGTTCATCCTGAGCATCACGGTCTTCGCGGCGTTCGCCACGCCCACCGGTGACCCGCTGACCATGCTGGCGCTGGCCGCCCCGATCGTGGCCCTGTACTTCATCGCCCTCGGTATCTGCCTGCTCAACGACCGCCGACGCGCGCGCAACGATCCCGACGCGGGGCTGGACGACGACGAGGCCGCCGATCTGGACCTGACCCCGGCGCCGATCGGCGCGATGGAGCCGGTCGCGGCCCCGGCCGCGCTGCCCGGGCAGGCCGACGGCGGGCGTGAGCGGATCAACGGTTACGACGACGCCACCTGA
- a CDS encoding helix-turn-helix transcriptional regulator, with amino-acid sequence MAANAIDQTRRMLSLVTYLRERPGAHVADVARAFGITEDELISDLDVLPMCGTSFRGGDLLDIDTDGERIWWRNPDASGESTAEPLRLAADEATALLVAARAVATLPGLRESDREALLRATAKLEAAAGEAAGASSRLSVTFESEGGVFADVDRAIAERRRLWLRYYSPARDELTERKVDPIRLFAVGHTYMEGWCHLSEARRTFRLDRVAEIRLLDERAEPPAIEPRDLSEGLVQPAAEDPEVVVEVGPGGRWVAEYYPHDSAEELADGGLRITLRTPDPGSLRRLGLRLGREGRIVAPVELAESARSAAREALAGYGEQV; translated from the coding sequence ATGGCTGCCAACGCCATCGACCAGACCCGCCGGATGCTGTCCCTGGTCACGTACTTGCGTGAGCGCCCGGGCGCGCACGTCGCCGACGTCGCGCGGGCCTTCGGGATCACTGAGGACGAGCTGATCTCGGACCTCGACGTACTGCCCATGTGCGGGACCAGCTTCCGGGGCGGTGACCTGCTCGACATCGACACCGACGGGGAGCGCATCTGGTGGCGCAACCCGGACGCGTCGGGGGAGTCCACCGCGGAGCCGCTGCGGCTGGCGGCCGACGAGGCGACCGCGCTCCTGGTGGCGGCCCGTGCGGTGGCGACGCTGCCGGGGCTGCGCGAGAGCGACCGGGAGGCGCTGCTGCGGGCCACCGCGAAGCTGGAGGCGGCCGCGGGCGAGGCCGCCGGGGCCTCCTCCCGGCTGTCGGTGACCTTCGAGTCCGAGGGCGGGGTCTTCGCGGACGTCGACCGGGCCATCGCGGAGCGGCGCAGGCTGTGGCTGCGCTACTACTCGCCGGCGCGCGACGAGCTCACGGAGCGCAAGGTGGACCCGATCCGGCTGTTCGCGGTGGGGCACACGTACATGGAGGGGTGGTGCCACCTCTCGGAGGCGCGGCGCACCTTCCGGCTGGACCGGGTCGCGGAGATCCGGCTGCTGGACGAGCGGGCCGAGCCGCCCGCCATCGAGCCGCGTGATCTGTCCGAGGGGCTGGTGCAGCCGGCCGCGGAGGATCCGGAGGTGGTGGTCGAGGTGGGGCCGGGCGGGCGCTGGGTCGCGGAGTACTACCCGCACGACAGCGCCGAGGAGCTGGCCGACGGCGGGCTCCGGATCACGCTGCGCACCCCGGATCCGGGGTCGCTGCGCCGGCTCGGGCTGCGGCTGGGCCGCGAGGGTCGGATCGTGGCCCCCGTGGAACTGGCGGAGAGCGCGCGGAGCGCGGCTCGAGAGGCACTCGCGGGGTACGGGGAACAGGTCTGA